Proteins found in one Thermopolyspora flexuosa genomic segment:
- the hypF gene encoding carbamoyltransferase HypF, whose product MSEARIRCRIRVEGIVQGVGFRSFVYALARELGLAGLVSDDAGGVVIEVEGPMTAISRFERSVRRDAPPLAVISRVVVEPIPALGEQGFAIIASRGDERQASIPPDTATCADCLRELFDPIDRRYRYAFTGCANCGPRFTIAKDVPYQRAATTMAGFTMCAACEREYNDPADRRFHAEQNCCPTCGPKLRIVTADGETVQGDPIVAAARLIRAGRIVAIKGLGGYHLAADARDENAAITLRARKIREDKPFPVMVPDLATAEELCELDDTARRLLAGPRRPIVVAPLREGARIASAVAPDHRFLGLLLPYTPLHHLLAAELAAPFILTGGNASGEPMEHDDERVVKRLGEIADAFLLHDRPIHVRTEDSVVRACNGTVTPLRRSRGYAPQPLPLPVAPPRPVLGCGAELRNTFCLAKDGHAYLSHHIGDVRDLAALKTFREGIAHFGRLVDIVPRVIAYDLNPEFLTTKYARESQGVELVAVQHHHAHIASCLADNEEAGPAIGVAFDGLGYGPDGTIWGGEILVADLLGYRRVGHLLPVPMPGGQLAIREPWRMAAAYLDAAPGAPETTPLRERRASRWELVVRSARSGTNSPLTSSAGRLFDAVSALLGVREMINYDGQAAIELEQHADPTVRDDYPVRVLGGQPLLLDGPDLVRSVADDLNAGTETPVIAARFHNSLAKLVVEACERVRTATSIGTVALSGGVFQNQLLLDRLVPALQERGFRVLTHRRVPPNDGGISFGQAAIAAALDAARNGARR is encoded by the coding sequence ATGAGTGAGGCACGTATTCGGTGCCGCATTCGGGTCGAGGGCATCGTGCAGGGCGTCGGGTTCCGGTCGTTCGTGTACGCGCTCGCGCGGGAACTGGGCCTCGCCGGGCTGGTGAGCGACGACGCCGGCGGGGTGGTGATCGAGGTCGAGGGGCCGATGACCGCGATCTCCCGGTTCGAGCGGTCGGTACGGCGGGACGCGCCGCCGCTCGCCGTGATCTCGCGCGTGGTGGTCGAGCCGATCCCGGCGCTCGGCGAGCAGGGGTTCGCGATCATCGCCAGCCGTGGCGACGAGCGGCAGGCGTCGATCCCGCCCGACACCGCGACCTGCGCCGACTGCCTGCGCGAGCTGTTCGACCCCATCGACCGCCGGTACCGTTACGCGTTCACCGGCTGTGCGAACTGCGGCCCCCGGTTCACCATCGCCAAGGACGTGCCGTACCAGCGGGCGGCGACGACGATGGCGGGCTTCACCATGTGCGCGGCCTGCGAGCGGGAGTACAACGACCCGGCGGACCGGCGCTTTCACGCCGAGCAGAACTGCTGCCCGACCTGCGGGCCGAAGCTGCGCATCGTGACCGCCGACGGCGAGACGGTCCAGGGGGACCCGATCGTGGCGGCGGCGCGGCTCATCCGGGCCGGGCGGATCGTCGCGATCAAGGGGTTGGGCGGCTACCACCTCGCCGCCGACGCCCGGGACGAGAACGCGGCGATCACGCTGCGGGCGCGCAAGATCCGGGAGGACAAGCCGTTCCCGGTGATGGTGCCCGACCTCGCCACGGCCGAGGAGCTGTGCGAGCTCGACGACACCGCGCGGCGGCTGCTCGCCGGGCCGCGGCGGCCGATCGTGGTGGCGCCGCTGCGCGAGGGCGCCCGGATCGCGTCCGCGGTCGCGCCGGACCACCGGTTCCTCGGGCTGCTGCTGCCGTACACGCCGCTGCACCACCTGCTCGCCGCCGAGCTCGCCGCGCCGTTCATCCTCACCGGCGGGAACGCCTCCGGCGAGCCGATGGAGCACGACGACGAGCGCGTGGTGAAGCGGCTCGGCGAGATCGCCGACGCGTTCCTCCTGCACGACCGGCCGATCCACGTGCGCACCGAGGACTCGGTGGTGCGGGCCTGCAACGGCACGGTGACCCCGCTGCGCCGGTCCCGCGGGTACGCGCCGCAGCCGCTGCCGCTGCCGGTGGCGCCGCCGCGGCCGGTGCTCGGCTGCGGGGCCGAGCTGCGCAACACGTTCTGCCTCGCCAAGGACGGGCACGCGTACCTGTCGCACCACATCGGGGACGTGCGGGACCTCGCCGCGCTCAAGACGTTCCGGGAGGGCATCGCGCACTTCGGGCGGCTGGTCGACATCGTTCCCCGCGTGATCGCGTACGACCTCAACCCGGAGTTCCTCACCACGAAGTACGCCCGGGAGTCGCAGGGCGTGGAGCTGGTGGCGGTGCAGCACCACCACGCGCACATCGCCTCCTGCCTCGCCGACAACGAGGAGGCCGGACCGGCCATCGGGGTGGCGTTCGACGGGCTCGGGTACGGCCCGGACGGCACGATCTGGGGCGGCGAGATCCTCGTCGCCGATTTGCTGGGGTACCGGCGGGTCGGGCACCTGCTGCCGGTGCCGATGCCGGGCGGCCAGCTCGCGATCCGGGAGCCGTGGCGGATGGCCGCCGCCTACCTCGACGCGGCCCCCGGGGCGCCGGAGACGACGCCGCTGCGCGAGCGGCGCGCGAGCCGGTGGGAGCTGGTGGTGCGGTCCGCACGCAGCGGGACCAACAGCCCGCTGACCTCGAGCGCGGGGCGGCTGTTCGACGCGGTGTCGGCGCTGCTCGGCGTGCGCGAGATGATCAACTACGACGGGCAGGCCGCGATCGAGCTGGAGCAGCACGCCGACCCCACGGTACGCGATGACTACCCGGTGCGGGTGCTCGGCGGCCAGCCGCTGCTGCTCGACGGCCCGGACCTGGTCCGCTCGGTCGCCGACGACCTCAACGCGGGCACCGAGACGCCGGTGATCGCCGCCCGCTTCCACAATAGCCTCGCCAAGCTGGTCGTCGAGGCGTGCGAGCGGGTGCGCACCGCCACGAGCATCGGCACGGTCGCGCTGTCCGGCGGCGTCTTCCAGAACCAGCTCCTGCTCGACAGGCTCGTGCCCGCGCTGCAGGAGCGCGGCTTCCGGGTGCTCACCCACCGGCGCGTGCCGCCGAACGACGGCGGCATCAGCTTCGGCCAGGCCGCGATCGCCGCCGCCCTCGACGCCGCCCGCAACGGCGCGAGGCGCTAG